In Blastocatellia bacterium, the genomic window AAATCCTTTCAAATCCACAGCCAGCACACGGAACCGTTCTGCCAGCGGCTCGAACACGGCGCTCCAATCCTGCGTGGACGCTCCGTAACCATGAATCAACACGAGCGCCGGTCCCGCGCCTTTCTCCTGATAGTGGAGCCTGATCTGATCCACACTGGCAAAATGACTGTAGGCTTGATGAGGGATCGGGGATGGAAGCTCTTCCAGTCGAATGTCAGCCGGTCGAACGAACCAGAAGATGGTTAGTACACCGGCTCCCACCAACAGTACGCCAACGACGAATTTGAATAATTTCTTCACTGCGGTTCGCGCTCCCAGATGGGGATGTCGTAGATAGTTCGCTCCGGCGGATTGCTATAGACCGCGTCGAGCAACTCATCCGGATTGGGCGGGCATTCAATCGCGCTGCGTTGCGCTTCTTGGCAGGCGGCTTCAACTTCGGCTTCGACTTCGGCTTCGATCCGCTGTAACACGGCAGCATTCCGCGCCGCCAGCTTCTTACCTTTGAGTCCGTCGCCCGCCTCGGCCAAATCCAGGTGGCTTTCGATCAGGTAAGTTTCGTACATGCCGATAGGGTCTCGCTTACCCCAGTAGGCAAACTCCTCCGGCGGAATGATACGTCGCGCGTCGCTCACATCGTGCGTGGCATGGCCGCCCATGCGGAACGTTTCGGCCACCAGCAGGTAGGGACGACCACCGCTGCGCACATGATCGGCAGCAATCTTGGTGGCGGCATAGACATCCAACACGTTATTGCCATCCATCGCCGCGCCCTCGAAGCCATACGCTTTGTGCAGCGCCATGAAATCGCCTTTGTGATGAACTTCCAGACGTGTGCCAAGAGCAATCTGATTATTCTGCACAATCACAATCAACGGCACATGAAAAGCCGCTGCGCAACACATGCCTTCGTGAAACGCGCCTGTCTTCGTGCCGCCGTCGCCAATCCAAGTCAGCGCCACGCGCGGTTGCCCTTTGTATTTGAAGCCGAGCGCAATGCCAGCGGCCACCGGCACCATATCGCCAATGTGACTGATCGGTGGGATGACGCCGTAGCGCACATCGCCCAGATGCACGTCCCGCCCACGCGAAGGCGAATCACCCGTGCCCAGATAGGTCTTGAAGATCGAAGACATTGGCATGCCCATCTCATGACAAGCGCCGCCGTTACGAATCATCGGGAGCACATAATCGTAGGGCTCAGTGCCTTCAAATCGCTCGCGATTGAGCGCATGCACCGCGCCGATGGTCACCGCTTCTTCGCCTGTGCCGAGCCACGCTTTACTGATGATACCCTGCTTCACCCAGCGAAACAGCGCAATCTCGTGCAACCGATGACGCAGCAATCCACGATACAAATCGAGCAGGGCGCGGACACTCAATTGCCGAATGATTTCCCACCGCTGAGGATGACGCCGAATCGTTTGGCGAAACTGCTTCATCACCTCCGGGTCAGGCGTCCAATTGACGTATTCGGGTGGATCATAAGCCGGATACCGTTTCATGACGGGCGAGATTATAACCAATGATCGCGCGAAGTGACGAGCGGCTCTCTATCAGTGGCCATTGTGACGGCTCACCTTTCAGACCGTGCTCGACACAATGAGGACTTCACAAACCTGCATCTGCCCGTGGAAGCCGTCTCGCAGCATTCACAAGCCAACGGCATTCAGTGAGGCCGGTCGGTCGCTCGACCGTCAGGGAGTGCATGTCATACCAATAGTCCA contains:
- a CDS encoding thiamine pyrophosphate-dependent dehydrogenase E1 component subunit alpha; this translates as MKRYPAYDPPEYVNWTPDPEVMKQFRQTIRRHPQRWEIIRQLSVRALLDLYRGLLRHRLHEIALFRWVKQGIISKAWLGTGEEAVTIGAVHALNRERFEGTEPYDYVLPMIRNGGACHEMGMPMSSIFKTYLGTGDSPSRGRDVHLGDVRYGVIPPISHIGDMVPVAAGIALGFKYKGQPRVALTWIGDGGTKTGAFHEGMCCAAAFHVPLIVIVQNNQIALGTRLEVHHKGDFMALHKAYGFEGAAMDGNNVLDVYAATKIAADHVRSGGRPYLLVAETFRMGGHATHDVSDARRIIPPEEFAYWGKRDPIGMYETYLIESHLDLAEAGDGLKGKKLAARNAAVLQRIEAEVEAEVEAACQEAQRSAIECPPNPDELLDAVYSNPPERTIYDIPIWEREPQ